CAGCGCCGGCGCGAACGAGCTCCCCACACCGAACTCGCCGTGGCAGCGTGCGCAATTGAGCTCGAACTGCTTCCAGCCCTGATAGGCGGTTTCCGAGATCGTATCGTGCGGCGCGGGATGATACTTGTCGTGCAGGATCTGCGGTGGTGGTCCCTCCTGGTTCGCGGCCGCACCGGCCGACGTGCTGCCGGCGGCGGTGCTGCCGGCCGACGTCGTCCCGGCCGCGGCCGCTGCGGGCGGCTTCATGTGCATCGAGTCCTGCCGCGACGAGTTCGGCCTGCCCCTCGGCGCGCGCGCGATCTGGGCGGCGCGGGTGGAGTCGGCCGATGACGTGCGGGAGCTGTTCGTCGCGGCGGTGGCCTGATCGGAGCCGGCGCGTCCGGCCGTGTCGGCCGCCGCGGGTGCCATTGCCGTGGTGTCACTCGACGTCGTGGTGCTCGATGCCGGTGCAGGCGCGGCGGTGTCGGCCGGCGCCGGCGCTGCCAGCGTCGTGTCCGGCTGTCCCTGGGCCGCTCCGGCCTCGCCCCGGCTGGGGGGCGCGCTGCACCCGATCGCCAGGAAGAGACTGCCCAGCAGGCCGCACGCTATGCGAGCCGCGGCGGGGGTGCCCGTCACACGGAATTTTCTGGCGCTCATCGGTACATCCTCCCAGGTGCAAAATGGCGGCGTTCGCGCCGCCGTCGCGTGATGCACGTCACCCGCGCCTCGCGGCCCCGGCGCGGCTATTTTCCGCTCCATGACAACTCCCGTCGTATCGCCCGGCATCGTGCCGGTCGGCCTGATCCAGATGCGGCACTCCGACGATCGGGCCGATAACCTCCGCCGTGCCATCGCCGGCGTGCGGGAGGCGGCCGGACGGGGCGCACGGATCGTGTGCCTCGAGGAACTGTTCCTGAGCCGCTATTTCTGCCAAACTGAGGACCACGCGCACTTCGCGCTGGCCGAGCCGGTGCCTGGCACGACCACGGATGCGCTCGCCAATGTCGCCGCCGAGCTCGGCATGGTAATCGTGGCGTCCCTCTTCGAGCGCCGGGCCGAGGGTCTCTATCACAACACCGCCGCCGTGATCGACGCCGACGGCCGGTATCTCGGCAAGTACCGGAAGATGCATATCCCCGACGACCCGCAGTACTACGAGAAATTTTACTTCACTCCGGGCGATCTCGGATTCCGGAGTTGGGAGACGCGCTACGGACGCATCGGCGTGCTGGTCTGCTGGGACCAGTGGTATCCCGAGGCCGCTCGGCTTACGGCGCTCGCCGGCGCGCAGATCCTTTTCTACCCGACCGCCATCGGCTGGCTGCCCGCCGAGAAGGCCGAGCACGGCGAGCAGCAGCAATCGGCGTGGGAGACGATCCAGCGGAGCCACGCCATCGCGAACGGCGTCTATGTCTGCGCGGTGAATCGCGTCGGCCACGAACCCGGCCCCGCGGGCGGCCTCGAGTTCTGGGGCGGCAGCTTTGTCGCCGATCCGGGTGGGCGCGTCATCGCGAAGGCCGGCACCGGCGAGGAAGTGCTCGTGGTGCCGTGCGACCTGGCGAAAGTCGATCAAAGCCGCACACACTGGCCGTTCCTGCGCGATCGCCGCATCGACGCGTACGCCGACATCTGCAAGCGGTATCTGGATTGACGCCTGCCGAGCTGGGCTTCCGCATGCCCGCGGAGTGGGAGCCGCACCTCGGTACCTGGCTGAGCTGGCCCCATAAGGAGGCCTCGTGGCCCGGCAAGTTTTCCAGAGTGCCGGGGCTCTTCGCGCGCGTGGTGCGGCTGCTCGCTGATCACGAGCAGGTGCACGTCAACGTCGCCGGCCCCGAGATGGAGGCCGACGTGCGCCGCATGCTCGCCGATGCGGGCGCGGGCGCGGGCAACGTCTTCTTCCACTACAACCCCACCAACGACGCCTGGTGCCGCGACCACGGGCCGATCTTTCTCGAGCGCGCCATGGGCGGCGCCGCACAGGGCGGCGTTGCCATCCGGCGCGAGCAGGCCGTCGTGGACTGGGGCTTCAACGCCTGGGGCGGCAAGTACCCGCCCTACGACCTGGACGACGCGGTGCCGGCACGAATCGGCCGCGAGCTCGGGCTGCCGGTGTTCACGCCCGGAATCATCATGGAGGGTGGCTCGCTCGACGTGAACGGCCGCGGCACGCTCCTCACCACCGAATCCTGTCTGCTCAATCCGAACCGCAATCCTGCGCTCTCCCGCACCGAGGTCGAGCGCTATCTCCGCGCGTACCTCGGCGTGCAGCATATCCTCTGGCTCGGGCGCGGCATTGCGGGCGACGACACCGACGGCCACGTGGACGACCTCACCCGCTTCGTGGATCCGACGACCGTGGTCACCGTCGTCGAGGACGACCCGCGCGATGAAAATTTCGAGCCGCTGCAGGAGAATCTGCAGCGGCTCGGCGCGATGTGCGACCAGGACGGGCAGCCGCTCCGGGTGGAGGCGCTGCCCATGCCGCCGCCGGTGATGCACCAAGGCCAGCGGCTTCCGGCGAGCTACGCGAACTTCTACGTGGCGAACGGACTCGTGCTGCTGCCGGGCTACGACGCGGCGCGCGACGAAATTGCCCGCGTCACCCTGCAGCGGCTCTTTCCCGACCGCCGCGTCGTCGTCATCGATTGCACCGACCTGGTATGGGGACTCGGCGCGTTCCACTGCATCACGCAGCAGTGGCCGGCGCCGTAGCCGCTCAGGTCTTCTCCCAGGTTCCCTCCAGCGCCGCGTGCCGGCCGCCGCAGCTGTCGAACCCGACGCCGTCCACGTTGAGGCCGTTGTCGCTCTTGTCGAGCACGTACTTGGCCTCCGCCGTAGCGCAGGCCATGCCGCTGTCGGCGGGGAAGACGAGTGTGTCGCCCTTGAAGGTGACGTTGCTCTTAATCGTCGGGTTGTCCGCCCACCGCGGTGACGGAAGCGTGAGCTCGACCGATCCGCCGCCGAGCTTCATCTGCACTTCGCCCTCGTTCGAGAGCTCGCGCTTGTAGTCGCCACTGTAGCCGCTCGAGCCGCCTTCGCCGCAGCCCGCTGCGAAGACGAGTACGAATGACGCGACCAGCGACGCCGTCACAGCAGTCATACCGTGTGGCCCAACGGTCATCAGGGTACCCTCCACTCAATGTCCAGGGGAGCCTTGCAGTCAGCCGCGCGCTTGAGACGCGCCGTTGCAAGATGCGCCGGCTCCGCGCGGGGCGCCAGAGGCAGCCGGGCACCGATTCGGGCGGGCTCCCTGAGGCGGCGCCGGCAATGCCGCGGCAGGACCCTACCGCCGCGCGAGCCCATGCAGCAGCTGCCAGACGGTGAGCGCCGCGAGCCGAGCCGTCCGCCCGTCCTCATCGTATCGAGGATTAAGCTCGACCAGGTCCACAGACCGGACCGCTGGACATGCGCCGGTGAGCGCGGCGATGCGCAGCCACTCGGCGGCCGTGAGTCCGTCCACTCCCGGCGCGCTGACGCCCGGAGCCGCCGCCTGGTCCACCGCATCGAGATCGAACGACGCGAGCGTGGGGTCGCGCGCGGCGGCGAGCAGCTCGCGCACGACGGTGGGCGTGAGCTCGTCGCGGAACACGGCCCGCCCGTGCTGGCGCACGTACGCCAGATGCGCCCGCGCCACGCTCTGGGGTGCGAGCCCGGCCACCACGTAGCGCCGCGCGGGAGCGGACGGGTGCTCGAGCCCCTGCCGGAACGGCGAGCCCGAGTGGCCGCCGGCCGGTGTCGGCTCGCGAACGTCGGGGTGCGCGTCCCAGTTGAGCAGCTCGACATCGCGCCCTGCCGCGACGTAGCCCAGGAAATGGCCATACGTCGTCTCGTGGCCGCCGCCCAGCACGATGGCGAACACGCCGTCGCCGAGCCAGGGCGCGAGCGCCGCGGCCAGATGCCGCTGGTCGGCCTCGACGTCACCGGTGACGGCCACGTCGCCCAGGTCCGACGTGCGCTCGACGAGCGCGCGGGCCTCGTCCGCTCCGTCGCGCGGGTCGGGCGTGAGCCGGGCGAGCGCGCGCCGGATGGCCGCGGGCCCCTCGGCCGCGCCGGGCCGCCCGCCGTTCCGCCGCACGCCCTCATCCGAGGGGAAGCCGAGCAGGATGGCGCGCGGACGATCTCCGGGGCCGAGAGCGCGGCCCAGCAGCTCGCCGATGCGCGGGTCGTCCGCGCTCACCCGACCCGCCATTGCGTCACCCCGCCGATTACCGTCTCGAGGCAGGCGTTCGGCCGAAAGTGGTAGAGCCATTGGTTCACGTCGGGCGCGTCGATGATCGCGAAGTCCGCCATTTTGCCCGGCTCGAGCGAGCCGAGCTCGCGCGCAAGGCCCACGGCGCGCGCGGCGTAGGTAGTGGCGCCCTTCAGCGCCTCTGCCGGCGTCATCCGTTGGCGGGTGCAGGCG
This genomic interval from Gemmatimonadales bacterium contains the following:
- a CDS encoding cytochrome c, which translates into the protein MSARKFRVTGTPAAARIACGLLGSLFLAIGCSAPPSRGEAGAAQGQPDTTLAAPAPADTAAPAPASSTTTSSDTTAMAPAAADTAGRAGSDQATAATNSSRTSSADSTRAAQIARAPRGRPNSSRQDSMHMKPPAAAAAGTTSAGSTAAGSTSAGAAANQEGPPPQILHDKYHPAPHDTISETAYQGWKQFELNCARCHGEFGVGSSFAPALVNSLKSDGPIPTKAIFVATVCAGRPAKGMPSWCALGMEPQTMNEIYEYLKGRADGKIGVGRPAVKSGT
- a CDS encoding formimidoylglutamase, which gives rise to MSADDPRIGELLGRALGPGDRPRAILLGFPSDEGVRRNGGRPGAAEGPAAIRRALARLTPDPRDGADEARALVERTSDLGDVAVTGDVEADQRHLAAALAPWLGDGVFAIVLGGGHETTYGHFLGYVAAGRDVELLNWDAHPDVREPTPAGGHSGSPFRQGLEHPSAPARRYVVAGLAPQSVARAHLAYVRQHGRAVFRDELTPTVVRELLAAARDPTLASFDLDAVDQAAAPGVSAPGVDGLTAAEWLRIAALTGACPAVRSVDLVELNPRYDEDGRTARLAALTVWQLLHGLARR
- a CDS encoding agmatine deiminase family protein, giving the protein MPAEWEPHLGTWLSWPHKEASWPGKFSRVPGLFARVVRLLADHEQVHVNVAGPEMEADVRRMLADAGAGAGNVFFHYNPTNDAWCRDHGPIFLERAMGGAAQGGVAIRREQAVVDWGFNAWGGKYPPYDLDDAVPARIGRELGLPVFTPGIIMEGGSLDVNGRGTLLTTESCLLNPNRNPALSRTEVERYLRAYLGVQHILWLGRGIAGDDTDGHVDDLTRFVDPTTVVTVVEDDPRDENFEPLQENLQRLGAMCDQDGQPLRVEALPMPPPVMHQGQRLPASYANFYVANGLVLLPGYDAARDEIARVTLQRLFPDRRVVVIDCTDLVWGLGAFHCITQQWPAP
- a CDS encoding carbon-nitrogen hydrolase; translated protein: MTTPVVSPGIVPVGLIQMRHSDDRADNLRRAIAGVREAAGRGARIVCLEELFLSRYFCQTEDHAHFALAEPVPGTTTDALANVAAELGMVIVASLFERRAEGLYHNTAAVIDADGRYLGKYRKMHIPDDPQYYEKFYFTPGDLGFRSWETRYGRIGVLVCWDQWYPEAARLTALAGAQILFYPTAIGWLPAEKAEHGEQQQSAWETIQRSHAIANGVYVCAVNRVGHEPGPAGGLEFWGGSFVADPGGRVIAKAGTGEEVLVVPCDLAKVDQSRTHWPFLRDRRIDAYADICKRYLD